A genomic region of Rhodospirillales bacterium contains the following coding sequences:
- a CDS encoding pilus assembly protein codes for MAKLKSWVRDDSGVAAMEFTLVFPLLMLLLIGVFDLGNGILANQKTIMASQTIADLVARNTVVNSDMLDEAVRAGELALYPFPITDLGIDIISVEFDENDDPQVVWRETRNMTGASDAMNRAVGLGTEGDGAVIVIVRYNFDPTFSLFSIDSIGMEEVSFSRGRRSAVVQLEN; via the coding sequence ATGGCAAAGCTCAAAAGCTGGGTACGCGATGACAGTGGTGTGGCGGCGATGGAATTTACTCTGGTTTTCCCGTTGTTAATGTTGCTTTTGATCGGTGTTTTTGACTTGGGGAACGGTATCCTTGCAAACCAGAAAACGATTATGGCCTCCCAGACTATTGCCGATTTGGTGGCCCGTAATACCGTTGTTAATTCTGATATGCTGGACGAGGCGGTGCGAGCCGGTGAATTAGCGTTGTATCCGTTTCCGATAACCGATCTTGGCATTGATATTATCAGTGTCGAGTTTGATGAGAATGATGATCCTCAGGTTGTTTGGCGCGAAACCCGCAATATGACCGGGGCTAGCGATGCCATGAATAGGGCTGTTGGATTGGGGACAGAGGGCGACGGGGCCGTCATTGTTATCGTTCGATACAATTTTGATCCGACGTTCAGTTTGTTTTCAATCGATAGTATCGGGATGGAAGAAGTATCATTTTCCCGCGGGCGGCGCTCCGCGGTTGTGCAGCTGGAAAATTAA
- a CDS encoding pilus assembly protein, which yields MSISDQLKRKKTALEFFSRFVRDMGGTIAIAFAVMLPVIVGAAGMSLDLAQAHLVGQRLGGALDAAALAATASETDPVAIEARVQEFFNANYPEDRIGSTYNLDVTIDGDDVIVSAYADYDTSFIRILGIDNVTIYKETTVRKETKGLEVVLVLDNTGSMSSNNNISALRTASTNFIGILFDSVEVAEDVKIGLVPYSSSVRIGRYGLGMNPDGTQYGDGSSFVTLPADMSYTTDKTSSNWYGCVVEHKDTGYNSAATYVSNSRGQLWKDGSSWDGHGWDPGSGSNDPYDDDVLDNYSGPWDVYSYGRVISNGQKCSSYSGYSNTRCSDCTGSYGRCNSSYCFCWKSDYSGGTNYNCPYAYIQPLTSDEQALYDVVNDMQAHGYTYGNIGMTWGYRLLSPEVPFTEGDDWDSERWQKVIVMMTDGDNTMESTYSTYWDTRKHDITVPDMNDRFAETCEALKDLGVTIYTITFTSNIDEGTKDYYRNCASSSSQYYDAPAQEDLIQVFETISRELANLHIKS from the coding sequence ATGTCTATTAGCGATCAATTAAAAAGAAAGAAAACAGCTTTAGAATTCTTTTCCCGTTTTGTACGCGATATGGGCGGGACGATTGCGATTGCCTTCGCCGTTATGTTGCCTGTGATTGTCGGGGCGGCGGGGATGTCTCTGGATCTGGCGCAGGCTCACCTTGTCGGGCAGCGGCTTGGGGGGGCGCTGGATGCCGCGGCTTTGGCGGCGACAGCGTCGGAAACCGACCCAGTTGCGATTGAGGCCAGAGTTCAGGAATTCTTCAATGCCAACTATCCGGAAGACCGAATAGGATCAACATATAATTTGGATGTTACGATTGATGGTGATGATGTGATTGTGTCGGCCTACGCCGATTACGATACGTCCTTTATCCGTATTTTGGGGATAGACAATGTTACCATCTATAAAGAAACAACAGTCCGGAAAGAAACCAAAGGGCTTGAGGTTGTTCTGGTGCTCGATAACACCGGCTCTATGAGTTCCAATAACAATATTTCAGCTTTGCGGACAGCGTCGACGAACTTTATCGGGATTTTATTCGACTCCGTTGAGGTGGCCGAAGATGTGAAAATCGGTTTGGTTCCGTATTCCAGTAGCGTGCGTATCGGGCGTTACGGTCTGGGGATGAACCCGGATGGCACTCAATACGGGGACGGTTCGAGCTTTGTGACGTTGCCGGCAGATATGAGCTATACGACCGACAAAACCAGCAGCAACTGGTATGGCTGTGTTGTCGAGCATAAAGACACTGGCTATAACAGTGCCGCAACCTATGTTTCGAATTCACGTGGCCAGCTCTGGAAAGATGGCAGTAGCTGGGACGGGCATGGCTGGGATCCTGGCAGCGGCAGTAACGACCCTTATGACGATGATGTTCTCGATAATTATAGTGGCCCGTGGGATGTGTATTCTTATGGTCGGGTTATTTCCAATGGTCAGAAGTGCAGTTCCTATTCGGGGTACAGCAACACCCGGTGCAGTGATTGTACGGGATCTTACGGGAGATGTAATTCATCATACTGCTTCTGCTGGAAATCGGACTACAGCGGTGGCACAAACTATAACTGTCCTTATGCCTACATTCAGCCCTTAACCAGCGATGAGCAAGCTTTGTATGATGTTGTTAATGATATGCAGGCCCATGGTTATACCTACGGGAATATCGGGATGACCTGGGGCTATCGTTTGTTGTCGCCGGAGGTGCCGTTTACCGAGGGCGATGACTGGGATAGTGAACGCTGGCAGAAGGTTATTGTGATGATGACCGATGGTGATAATACGATGGAAAGTACTTACTCCACCTATTGGGATACCAGAAAGCACGATATCACTGTTCCTGATATGAATGATCGTTTTGCGGAAACCTGTGAAGCTTTGAAAGATCTGGGGGTTACGATCTATACGATTACGTTTACCTCGAATATTGATGAAGGTACCAAGGATTATTACCGGAACTGTGCGTCGTCTTCATCCCAGTACTATGATGCACCGGCGCAGGAGGATTTGATCCAGGTGTTTGAGACAATCAGCCGTGAGCTGGCAAACCTCCATATCAAGAGCTAA
- a CDS encoding type II and III secretion system protein family protein has product MSMLSTKLPGIRVRLAGLLLAAVVVLCGGWQIHGALAAKTDLVTVAAHAQKKDPTLILTQGMAEIVDVDGAISDIMVANPSIVDVSALQSNRLYLVGLNLGSTNLIAVDAEGNIVKRLNVHVKIDDEVIQNLLNDLFPKEDVTVHSLTDQIVLTGRVSTPSVAAEISNVVAHYIGEIQDEDFDSPDELIVNMLQVDGEHQVMLKVKIVEASREVLRELGVEPNYTEAAGAGQAVASFATTAAAGLTADPFGVASLIYDRAGDRFGALQFIVRALEEDGLINTLAEPNLTALSGEQAGFLAGGEFPVPAGRDQDGNILIEYHPFGVSLNFRPVVMSNDLISLQLQTEVSAISNQNSLNILQLNIPGFSVRRAETTVEMASGGSLMIAGLLKSEVTKNMSDLPGIKDVPVIGDLISSESFQREESELVVIVTPYIVRPYANRQMADEKPREIHDNPLARAFAENLKKMYGSKVDSSALLEGDETYGYIID; this is encoded by the coding sequence ATGAGTATGTTATCCACAAAGTTACCCGGAATCCGGGTGCGTCTGGCGGGGCTGCTGTTGGCGGCTGTCGTCGTTCTGTGTGGTGGCTGGCAAATCCATGGCGCGCTGGCTGCGAAAACTGATCTTGTGACTGTGGCGGCACATGCCCAGAAAAAAGATCCTACATTGATCCTGACGCAAGGCATGGCTGAGATTGTCGATGTTGATGGCGCTATTTCCGATATTATGGTTGCTAACCCGTCGATTGTTGATGTAAGCGCGCTTCAATCCAACCGCCTGTATCTGGTGGGGTTGAATCTGGGGAGTACCAATCTGATTGCGGTGGATGCCGAAGGCAATATTGTCAAACGTCTGAACGTTCATGTTAAAATCGATGACGAGGTTATCCAGAATCTCCTTAATGACCTTTTTCCCAAGGAAGATGTGACTGTCCACTCATTGACGGACCAGATCGTTTTGACGGGACGGGTTTCGACACCGTCTGTGGCGGCTGAGATATCGAATGTTGTGGCTCATTATATTGGCGAAATTCAGGATGAGGATTTTGATAGTCCTGATGAGTTGATCGTTAATATGCTGCAGGTTGACGGCGAGCATCAGGTGATGCTGAAGGTGAAAATTGTTGAGGCGTCCCGCGAGGTTTTGCGCGAATTGGGGGTTGAACCTAATTATACCGAGGCAGCCGGTGCCGGGCAGGCTGTGGCGAGTTTTGCAACAACGGCGGCGGCCGGTTTGACAGCCGATCCGTTCGGGGTCGCCAGTTTGATCTATGACCGGGCCGGGGACCGTTTTGGCGCTTTGCAGTTTATTGTGCGGGCTCTGGAGGAGGACGGGTTGATTAATACTCTGGCTGAACCTAACCTGACAGCTCTTTCCGGTGAACAGGCGGGCTTTCTGGCCGGGGGGGAATTCCCTGTGCCGGCCGGTCGTGACCAGGATGGCAATATTTTGATTGAATATCATCCATTTGGTGTGTCGCTGAATTTCCGCCCGGTTGTGATGAGCAACGATCTGATTAGTTTGCAACTGCAGACCGAGGTTTCGGCTATTTCCAACCAGAACAGCCTGAACATTCTGCAACTGAATATTCCGGGCTTTTCGGTGCGGCGTGCCGAGACAACGGTTGAAATGGCCAGCGGCGGTAGTTTGATGATTGCCGGGCTTCTTAAATCGGAAGTGACGAAGAATATGTCTGATCTGCCGGGTATCAAGGATGTGCCTGTGATCGGCGATCTTATCTCATCTGAAAGCTTTCAGCGGGAAGAATCTGAACTGGTTGTGATTGTTACGCCTTATATCGTGCGTCCCTACGCCAACAGGCAGATGGCGGATGAAAAGCCGCGCGAGATACATGATAATCCTTTGGCGCGGGCGTTTGCCGAGAATTTGAAGAAAATGTATGGCAGCAAGGTTGATTCATCTGCGTTGCTTGAAGGCGATGAAACATACGGATATATCATCGACTAG
- the cpaB gene encoding Flp pilus assembly protein CpaB: MNRNVVIVLVGGMLVAVLVAALVQASLSGGKKNASVQTAAAPKVQIITAAKALDVGTELTDSNVKWQDWPKDAVFPGAIVRKGEQKPGEAVSGRLRRNMAEGEPITETALVPEKEGNFMAASLAEGMRAVAVDVKAADLAGGFIGPGDYVDVILTYKSSIRAQGDDVVARNTIERNLDKLATETVLENVRVLAVGRSAERDDDENSKVGKTVTLELDRKGAEVMALASEMGEVRLALRKLGDKTVAAAPTPVTTDARMTRVFDEVQDEIVKAKKSSGKDTNIVRVYSGGALQEVSVSQ; this comes from the coding sequence ATGAATAGGAACGTGGTGATTGTTCTGGTGGGCGGGATGCTTGTTGCCGTTTTGGTGGCGGCATTGGTGCAAGCCTCTCTGAGCGGCGGCAAGAAAAACGCGTCTGTGCAGACTGCGGCAGCTCCTAAAGTTCAAATTATAACGGCGGCCAAGGCTTTGGATGTGGGGACCGAGCTGACGGATTCAAATGTTAAATGGCAAGACTGGCCGAAGGACGCCGTTTTCCCGGGTGCGATTGTGAGAAAAGGCGAGCAGAAGCCGGGGGAGGCTGTTAGTGGTCGCTTGCGTCGGAATATGGCTGAGGGTGAGCCAATTACCGAAACGGCTCTGGTGCCGGAAAAAGAGGGCAATTTCATGGCGGCCAGTCTGGCCGAAGGAATGCGGGCCGTGGCTGTTGATGTCAAGGCTGCGGATTTGGCCGGGGGGTTTATCGGGCCGGGGGATTATGTGGACGTTATTCTGACTTATAAGTCTTCGATCCGGGCGCAAGGCGATGATGTGGTTGCGCGTAATACGATCGAGCGCAATCTTGACAAGCTTGCGACGGAAACGGTTCTTGAAAATGTAAGAGTTCTTGCCGTGGGTCGTTCGGCGGAGCGTGATGATGATGAAAATTCAAAAGTCGGTAAAACTGTAACGCTGGAACTTGACCGCAAAGGGGCGGAAGTTATGGCGCTTGCCTCTGAAATGGGAGAGGTTCGGCTAGCCTTGCGCAAGCTGGGCGACAAGACGGTGGCTGCTGCTCCGACGCCCGTGACGACGGATGCCCGTATGACTCGTGTTTTCGATGAAGTCCAAGACGAAATTGTCAAAGCGAAAAAGAGCTCTGGTAAAGACACCAATATTGTGAGAGTTTATAGTGGGGGTGCGCTCCAAGAAGTTTCTGTTAGCCAATGA
- a CDS encoding Flp family type IVb pilin, translated as MKTFIAKIQAYVQSEDGATAIEYGLIAAGISLAIVAAVFAFGDDLQAIFSTMASQMSTAAADVAP; from the coding sequence ATGAAAACTTTTATTGCAAAAATTCAAGCTTATGTACAATCCGAAGACGGTGCGACCGCTATTGAATACGGTCTGATTGCTGCCGGTATTTCTCTGGCAATCGTGGCTGCTGTGTTTGCTTTCGGGGATGACCTGCAAGCGATCTTCTCCACGATGGCTTCTCAAATGAGCACCGCGGCTGCTGACGTGGCGCCGTAA
- a CDS encoding pilus assembly protein has translation MFIDLCSFWRDRKGTTAIEFSLLAIPFVTFVIGIIELALMGASASLLQGAMSDAARLVRTGQVQQTSGDPQQMFADALCAKASVLLNCSNIQYSVERLDAFSDANPAPDVDEDGNLVNTQFDPGASRDVVLIRVAYGYRFMTPLIGNVFSNYANNTRLLVSSMVLETEPYYFGD, from the coding sequence ATGTTTATAGATTTATGCAGCTTCTGGCGCGACCGTAAAGGTACGACGGCGATTGAGTTCAGTCTTCTGGCTATTCCCTTTGTGACATTTGTGATCGGTATAATTGAGCTGGCCCTGATGGGGGCATCGGCGTCCCTTTTGCAAGGGGCGATGAGCGATGCGGCTCGTTTGGTTCGAACCGGACAAGTGCAACAGACATCCGGTGATCCGCAGCAAATGTTTGCCGATGCTTTATGTGCTAAAGCGTCGGTTCTTTTGAATTGCAGTAATATACAATATAGCGTCGAGCGTCTGGATGCTTTTTCTGATGCCAATCCGGCGCCGGATGTTGATGAAGACGGTAATCTGGTGAACACGCAGTTTGATCCGGGGGCGTCGCGCGATGTGGTTTTAATTCGTGTGGCTTACGGTTACAGATTCATGACGCCCTTGATCGGGAACGTGTTTTCCAATTACGCGAATAATACACGGTTGCTGGTATCTTCGATGGTTCTTGAGACGGAACCCTATTATTTTGGAGATTAA
- a CDS encoding prepilin peptidase, translating into MIFMIVFLFLLASVSGLGILSGVSDFKGLTIPNAYPLFIALAFFPAWAAVHFSGADMLAPLPVHLIAGGAIFVATFLMFLARAMGGGDAKLLSAYALWFGLKGLTVFLFYTALLGGVLGIVALFLKYRKPVKSPKEGGWIARVQAGESKVPYGIPIAAGAMLGFFLLGYVSPENLVQFLSQNN; encoded by the coding sequence ATGATTTTTATGATCGTATTTTTGTTTTTGCTGGCGAGTGTTTCCGGGCTGGGCATTTTGTCTGGTGTATCCGATTTCAAGGGGTTGACGATTCCGAATGCTTATCCGCTTTTTATCGCGCTGGCCTTTTTTCCTGCATGGGCGGCGGTTCATTTTTCCGGAGCCGATATGCTGGCGCCTTTGCCGGTCCACTTAATCGCCGGCGGGGCAATTTTTGTGGCGACGTTCCTGATGTTTCTGGCGAGGGCGATGGGCGGGGGTGATGCCAAGTTGCTTAGTGCTTATGCCCTGTGGTTTGGGTTGAAGGGGTTGACAGTCTTTTTATTTTACACGGCATTGCTGGGTGGTGTTTTGGGGATCGTGGCCTTGTTCCTGAAATATAGAAAGCCGGTTAAGTCTCCGAAAGAGGGGGGCTGGATTGCGCGGGTGCAAGCGGGGGAAAGCAAAGTACCTTATGGTATTCCTATTGCGGCGGGGGCAATGCTGGGCTTTTTCCTGTTGGGATATGTTTCTCCGGAAAATTTAGTGCAGTTTCTTTCGCAAAATAACTAA